A single Vigna radiata var. radiata cultivar VC1973A chromosome 8, Vradiata_ver6, whole genome shotgun sequence DNA region contains:
- the LOC106771987 gene encoding uncharacterized protein LOC106771987 isoform X2 — translation MGLAVRNLSRWSLLVGVSNMAVLLIGAFFIFQTHRLCHGRIAFPALLVSLAAPIRLLVMLQTAFAQEAAAALILQDSNDLFTRLRRRAMYKKWLCWSRSSAILTVLQFLFALYLVLDSTRHFSSSNHCLLDSPLNRTALFAFIILVSFVAILQCFTGSDVIKWRSFYETHDHAWKCHYSEVFDHGIRETLCCLGRFNYMSTAEEDEVYSVARLLGDLVAYRASGTGHLELLAALALLQNHGISTESYEGSMEAPEMRIREAEALHKFAEAAYTGPLLDVGRNPCVFPCAWLYRQGILSPWTRNRRPVLDGDNWWRGHAAAFLKYVNLPPEVLRQGRVSQVKCQAAYFVVVLHHLQSVVIAIRGTETPEDLITDGSNYIHYDIKKNVVSSFPHYGHSGIAEAARELFMQIEGNPERPDSESYGLLSKLLGFGCECFGYNVRIVGHSLGGAIAALLGLQLYNRYPNLHVYSYGPLPCLDLVVAKACSEFVTSIIFGNEFSSRLSVGSVMRLRAAAITSLSQDPKADSAVIFRLARRFLYLSKYQRNNTNAENESELQSGTIKDDINHQMHRSQCETYNEGSIEQDNQTIKGGLGISNYGEYMSFDSEDCLNNEHEECSLWSDARARDHSVGIDNAKFTNAFAKDARSINDPVSQFIETVPDSENPSSNDPPELYLPGSVIHIVLEKQTSQSDLKTLWRMQERGKCYKAYIADRESFKDIIVSPSMFLDHLPWRCHDALRKILKAQTAEDQVTVPHII, via the exons ATGGGTTTGGCTGTGAGAAACCTCAGCCGGTGGAGCTTGCTTGTCGGAGTTTCCAACATGGCAGTGCTTCTCATCGGTgccttcttcatcttccaaaCTCACCGCCTCTGTCATGGCCGCATCGCCTTTCCAGCCCTCCTTGTCTCCCTCGCCGCTCCAATTAGGCTTCTTGTCATGTTGCAAACCGCATTTGCCCAAGAAGCCGCGGCCGCCCTCATCCTTCAAGACTCCAACGATCTCTTTACACGCCTCCGCAGACGG GCCATGTACAAGAAATGGCTCTGCTGGAGTCGATCTTCGGCCATCCTTACCGTCCTTCAATTTCTCTTTGCGCTTTACCTTGTTCTCGATTCTACTCGCCATTTCTCCTCCTCCAATCATTGTCTTTTAG ATTCCCCATTGAATCGCACCGCTTTATTCGCATTCATCATCCTCGTCTCTTTTGTTGCCATACTCCAGTGCTTCACGGGATCCGATGTTATCAAATGGAGGTCTTTCTACGAAACCCATGATCACGCTTGGAAATGCCACTATAGCGAGGTCTTCGATCATGGCATACGTGAGACCTTGTGTTGTCTGGGCCGGTTCAATTATAT GAGTACAGCCGAAGAAGATGAAGTCTATTCAGTTGCACGATTACTTGGTGATCTTGTTGCTTATCGTGCTTCCGGAACTGGCCATTTGGAACTCTTGGCAG CTTTAGCTTTACTTCAAAACCATGGAATATCTACAGAATCCTATGAAGGATCCATGGAAGCACCAGAGATGCGAATTAGGGAGGCTGAAGCTCTTCATAAATTTGCCGAAGCTGCATACACA GGTCCATTGCTTGATGTTGGACGAAATCCATGTGTATTTCCTTGTGCGTGGCTGTATAGACAAGGGATTTTGTCTCCCTGGACCCGAAACAG ACGACCTGTACTGGATGGTGATAACTGGTGGCGAGGTCATGCTGCGGCCTTTCTAAAGTACGTCAATTTGCCTCCAGAAGTGCTTAGACAAGGACGAGTCAGCCAG GTCAAGTGTCAAGCTGCATATTTTGTTGTGGTTCTACATCATCTACAATCTGTGGTAATTGCTATACGTGGAACTGAAACCCCAGAGGACCTAATAACTGATGG TTCCAACTACATTCATTatgatataaagaaaaatgtggTTTCATCTTTCCCTCACTATGGCCATTCAGGCATAGCTGAAGCTGCACGAGAGCTTTTTATGCAGATTGAAGGAAATCCCGAAAGGCCTG ACTCTGAGTCCTATGGACTTCTTTCTAAATTACTGGGATTTGGTTGTGAATGCTTTGGGTATAATGTCCGAATAGTCGGGCATTCGCTTGGAGGAGCTATAGCTGCATTGCTTGGACTGCAG CTCTATAACCGCTACCCTAATCTGCACGTTTATTCATATGGGCCACTCCCTTGTCTGGATTTAGTTGTGGCAAAAGCATGCTCAGAATTTGTGACAAG CATCATATTTGGTAATGAGTTTTCATCACGCCTTTCAGTTGGATCCGTTATGCGGCTAAGGGCAGCTGCAATCACTTCACTATCACAAGATCCTAAAGCAGATAGTGCCGTGATTTTCAGACTTGCTCGTAGGTTTCTATACCTAAGCAAATATCAGAGAAATAACACGAATGCTGAGAATGAATCCGAGCTCCAATCAGGGACCATCAAGGATGATATAAACCATCAAATGCACAGAAGCCAGTGTGAAACTTATAATGAAG GCAGCATTGAACAAGATAATCAGACCATTAAAGGGGGTCTTGGTATATCCAACTATGGTGAATACATGTCTTTTGATAGTGAAGATTGCCTCAACAATGAGCACGAAGAATGCTCACTTTGGTCTGACGCTAGGGCAAGGGATCATTCTGTTGGAATTGATAATGCCAAATTTACAAATGCTTTTGCTAAAGATGCACGTTCAATTAATGATCCAGTGTCTCAGTTTATAGAGACTGTTCCAGATTCTGAAAATCCGTCTTCCAATGATCCCCCAGAGCTGTACCTACCTGGTTCTGTGATTCACATTGTACTGGAGAAGCAAACATCACAATCTGATCTTAAGACGTTGTGGAGAATGCAGGAGAGGGGAAAATGTTATAAAGCTTACATCGCAGATAGAGAAAGCTTCAAAGATATTATTGTTTCACCATCTATGTTCCTTGATCATCTTCCTTGGAG ATGTCATGATGCCTTGCGAAAGATATTGAAAGCTCAAACTGCTGAAGATCAAGTAACAGTACCTCACATCATCTGA
- the LOC106771988 gene encoding transcription factor bHLH128, translating into MRATFVSIGIRYYEWGRVCKKVARDPNGSQPMQMHNAQAVLKYSTSGIHPPMPSHPSLSKLLISKSSNQTNLLSAFYFLHLPLHCSPPMYPSSSSSSSSSSSSQSMTHAPTGLTRYGSAPGSLLTTTVDALIGGSRPTPTPTPYYSGGDSSDSTCKDQTSYHNHALGSALLRQKSSPAGFLSHLASTPTAPTPNHNHNGAGFTITRGSRLKSQLSFTGHCQESLCGGDNTNNVVLGDHATFGMEPWDSSHSHSNSIAFSAPPTKRSKSSNSSDQDILHCLNALESQFSLPQTTLEMATVEKLLHIPEDSVPCKIRAKRGCATHPRSIAERERRTRISGKLKKLQDLVPNMDKQTSYADMLDLAVQHIKGLQTQVQKLHKELENCTCGCTQSK; encoded by the exons ATGAGGGCGACTTTTGTTAGCATTGGCATACGATACTATGAATGGGGTCGTGTTTGTAAAAAAGTGGCACGTGACCCAAATGGCAGTCAGCCAATGCAAATGCACAATGCGCAGGCAGTCTTAAAGTATTCCACAAGTGGCATACACCCACCAATGCCATCGCATCCATCTCTATCTAAATTGCTTATTTCTAAATCCTCCAACCAAACCAACTTGCTTTCTGCTTTCTACTTTCTCCATCTCCCTCTCCACTGTTCTCCACCCATGTatccttcttcctcctcctcttcctcttcttcttcctcttctcaatCCATGACCCACGCGCCAACTGGCCTCACGCGCTACGGCTCCGCACCGGGCTCTCTCCTCACCACCACCGTCGATGCTCTCATCGGAGGATCACGccccacccccacccccaccccTTACTATTCCGGAGGAGACTCTTCCGACTCCACCTGCAAAGACCAAACATCATATCACAACCACGCCCTCGGATCCGCCTTGCTCCGTCAGAAAAGCTCTCCCGCCGGCTTCCTCTCCCACCTAGCTTCCACACCCACCGCCCCCACTCCCAATCACAACCACAATG GAGCGGGGTTCACAATCACGCGGGGTTCTCGTCTGAAGTCCCAGCTGAGCTTCACGGGTCACTGCCAAGAATCTCTCTGCGGCGGCGATAACACTAACAATGTGGTGCTTGGCGATCATGCCACCTTCGGAATGGAGCCTTGGGACAGTTCTCATTCTCATTCTAATTCCATCGCCTTTTCCGCTCCTCCAACTAAGCGCTCCAAAAGCTCCAACTCCAGCGATCAAGACATTCTCCATTGCCTCAACGCCTTGGAATCTCAGTTTAGCCTTCCACAGACCACTCTCGAAATGGCAACTGTCGAGAAGCTCTTGCACATTCCTGAAGACTCCGTCCCTTGTAAAATCCGTGCTAAGCGAGGCTGTGCCACTCATCCCCGCAGCATTGCTGAGCGG GAGAGAAGAACCAGAATAAGTGGAAAGCTCAAGAAATTGCAGGACCTTGTACCTAATATGGATAAg CAAACAAGCTATGCAGACATGCTCGATTTGGCCGTTCAGCATATTAAAGGTCTTCAAACACAGGTTCAG
- the LOC106771987 gene encoding uncharacterized protein LOC106771987 isoform X1, with amino-acid sequence MGLAVRNLSRWSLLVGVSNMAVLLIGAFFIFQTHRLCHGRIAFPALLVSLAAPIRLLVMLQTAFAQEAAAALILQDSNDLFTRLRRRAMYKKWLCWSRSSAILTVLQFLFALYLVLDSTRHFSSSNHCLLDSPLNRTALFAFIILVSFVAILQCFTGSDVIKWRSFYETHDHAWKCHYSEVFDHGIRETLCCLGRFNYMSTAEEDEVYSVARLLGDLVAYRASGTGHLELLAALALLQNHGISTESYEGSMEAPEMRIREAEALHKFAEAAYTGPLLDVGRNPCVFPCAWLYRQGILSPWTRNRRPVLDGDNWWRGHAAAFLKYVNLPPEVLRQGRVSQVKCQAAYFVVVLHHLQSVVIAIRGTETPEDLITDGLGKECSLSVNDLAGLINSNYIHYDIKKNVVSSFPHYGHSGIAEAARELFMQIEGNPERPDSESYGLLSKLLGFGCECFGYNVRIVGHSLGGAIAALLGLQLYNRYPNLHVYSYGPLPCLDLVVAKACSEFVTSIIFGNEFSSRLSVGSVMRLRAAAITSLSQDPKADSAVIFRLARRFLYLSKYQRNNTNAENESELQSGTIKDDINHQMHRSQCETYNEGSIEQDNQTIKGGLGISNYGEYMSFDSEDCLNNEHEECSLWSDARARDHSVGIDNAKFTNAFAKDARSINDPVSQFIETVPDSENPSSNDPPELYLPGSVIHIVLEKQTSQSDLKTLWRMQERGKCYKAYIADRESFKDIIVSPSMFLDHLPWRCHDALRKILKAQTAEDQVTVPHII; translated from the exons ATGGGTTTGGCTGTGAGAAACCTCAGCCGGTGGAGCTTGCTTGTCGGAGTTTCCAACATGGCAGTGCTTCTCATCGGTgccttcttcatcttccaaaCTCACCGCCTCTGTCATGGCCGCATCGCCTTTCCAGCCCTCCTTGTCTCCCTCGCCGCTCCAATTAGGCTTCTTGTCATGTTGCAAACCGCATTTGCCCAAGAAGCCGCGGCCGCCCTCATCCTTCAAGACTCCAACGATCTCTTTACACGCCTCCGCAGACGG GCCATGTACAAGAAATGGCTCTGCTGGAGTCGATCTTCGGCCATCCTTACCGTCCTTCAATTTCTCTTTGCGCTTTACCTTGTTCTCGATTCTACTCGCCATTTCTCCTCCTCCAATCATTGTCTTTTAG ATTCCCCATTGAATCGCACCGCTTTATTCGCATTCATCATCCTCGTCTCTTTTGTTGCCATACTCCAGTGCTTCACGGGATCCGATGTTATCAAATGGAGGTCTTTCTACGAAACCCATGATCACGCTTGGAAATGCCACTATAGCGAGGTCTTCGATCATGGCATACGTGAGACCTTGTGTTGTCTGGGCCGGTTCAATTATAT GAGTACAGCCGAAGAAGATGAAGTCTATTCAGTTGCACGATTACTTGGTGATCTTGTTGCTTATCGTGCTTCCGGAACTGGCCATTTGGAACTCTTGGCAG CTTTAGCTTTACTTCAAAACCATGGAATATCTACAGAATCCTATGAAGGATCCATGGAAGCACCAGAGATGCGAATTAGGGAGGCTGAAGCTCTTCATAAATTTGCCGAAGCTGCATACACA GGTCCATTGCTTGATGTTGGACGAAATCCATGTGTATTTCCTTGTGCGTGGCTGTATAGACAAGGGATTTTGTCTCCCTGGACCCGAAACAG ACGACCTGTACTGGATGGTGATAACTGGTGGCGAGGTCATGCTGCGGCCTTTCTAAAGTACGTCAATTTGCCTCCAGAAGTGCTTAGACAAGGACGAGTCAGCCAG GTCAAGTGTCAAGCTGCATATTTTGTTGTGGTTCTACATCATCTACAATCTGTGGTAATTGCTATACGTGGAACTGAAACCCCAGAGGACCTAATAACTGATGGGTTAGGCAAGGAATGCTCCCTTTCTGTGAATGACTTGGCTGGCTTGATCaa TTCCAACTACATTCATTatgatataaagaaaaatgtggTTTCATCTTTCCCTCACTATGGCCATTCAGGCATAGCTGAAGCTGCACGAGAGCTTTTTATGCAGATTGAAGGAAATCCCGAAAGGCCTG ACTCTGAGTCCTATGGACTTCTTTCTAAATTACTGGGATTTGGTTGTGAATGCTTTGGGTATAATGTCCGAATAGTCGGGCATTCGCTTGGAGGAGCTATAGCTGCATTGCTTGGACTGCAG CTCTATAACCGCTACCCTAATCTGCACGTTTATTCATATGGGCCACTCCCTTGTCTGGATTTAGTTGTGGCAAAAGCATGCTCAGAATTTGTGACAAG CATCATATTTGGTAATGAGTTTTCATCACGCCTTTCAGTTGGATCCGTTATGCGGCTAAGGGCAGCTGCAATCACTTCACTATCACAAGATCCTAAAGCAGATAGTGCCGTGATTTTCAGACTTGCTCGTAGGTTTCTATACCTAAGCAAATATCAGAGAAATAACACGAATGCTGAGAATGAATCCGAGCTCCAATCAGGGACCATCAAGGATGATATAAACCATCAAATGCACAGAAGCCAGTGTGAAACTTATAATGAAG GCAGCATTGAACAAGATAATCAGACCATTAAAGGGGGTCTTGGTATATCCAACTATGGTGAATACATGTCTTTTGATAGTGAAGATTGCCTCAACAATGAGCACGAAGAATGCTCACTTTGGTCTGACGCTAGGGCAAGGGATCATTCTGTTGGAATTGATAATGCCAAATTTACAAATGCTTTTGCTAAAGATGCACGTTCAATTAATGATCCAGTGTCTCAGTTTATAGAGACTGTTCCAGATTCTGAAAATCCGTCTTCCAATGATCCCCCAGAGCTGTACCTACCTGGTTCTGTGATTCACATTGTACTGGAGAAGCAAACATCACAATCTGATCTTAAGACGTTGTGGAGAATGCAGGAGAGGGGAAAATGTTATAAAGCTTACATCGCAGATAGAGAAAGCTTCAAAGATATTATTGTTTCACCATCTATGTTCCTTGATCATCTTCCTTGGAG ATGTCATGATGCCTTGCGAAAGATATTGAAAGCTCAAACTGCTGAAGATCAAGTAACAGTACCTCACATCATCTGA
- the LOC106771987 gene encoding uncharacterized protein LOC106771987 isoform X3, which yields MSTAEEDEVYSVARLLGDLVAYRASGTGHLELLAALALLQNHGISTESYEGSMEAPEMRIREAEALHKFAEAAYTGPLLDVGRNPCVFPCAWLYRQGILSPWTRNRRPVLDGDNWWRGHAAAFLKYVNLPPEVLRQGRVSQVKCQAAYFVVVLHHLQSVVIAIRGTETPEDLITDGLGKECSLSVNDLAGLINSNYIHYDIKKNVVSSFPHYGHSGIAEAARELFMQIEGNPERPDSESYGLLSKLLGFGCECFGYNVRIVGHSLGGAIAALLGLQLYNRYPNLHVYSYGPLPCLDLVVAKACSEFVTSIIFGNEFSSRLSVGSVMRLRAAAITSLSQDPKADSAVIFRLARRFLYLSKYQRNNTNAENESELQSGTIKDDINHQMHRSQCETYNEGSIEQDNQTIKGGLGISNYGEYMSFDSEDCLNNEHEECSLWSDARARDHSVGIDNAKFTNAFAKDARSINDPVSQFIETVPDSENPSSNDPPELYLPGSVIHIVLEKQTSQSDLKTLWRMQERGKCYKAYIADRESFKDIIVSPSMFLDHLPWRCHDALRKILKAQTAEDQVTVPHII from the exons AT GAGTACAGCCGAAGAAGATGAAGTCTATTCAGTTGCACGATTACTTGGTGATCTTGTTGCTTATCGTGCTTCCGGAACTGGCCATTTGGAACTCTTGGCAG CTTTAGCTTTACTTCAAAACCATGGAATATCTACAGAATCCTATGAAGGATCCATGGAAGCACCAGAGATGCGAATTAGGGAGGCTGAAGCTCTTCATAAATTTGCCGAAGCTGCATACACA GGTCCATTGCTTGATGTTGGACGAAATCCATGTGTATTTCCTTGTGCGTGGCTGTATAGACAAGGGATTTTGTCTCCCTGGACCCGAAACAG ACGACCTGTACTGGATGGTGATAACTGGTGGCGAGGTCATGCTGCGGCCTTTCTAAAGTACGTCAATTTGCCTCCAGAAGTGCTTAGACAAGGACGAGTCAGCCAG GTCAAGTGTCAAGCTGCATATTTTGTTGTGGTTCTACATCATCTACAATCTGTGGTAATTGCTATACGTGGAACTGAAACCCCAGAGGACCTAATAACTGATGGGTTAGGCAAGGAATGCTCCCTTTCTGTGAATGACTTGGCTGGCTTGATCaa TTCCAACTACATTCATTatgatataaagaaaaatgtggTTTCATCTTTCCCTCACTATGGCCATTCAGGCATAGCTGAAGCTGCACGAGAGCTTTTTATGCAGATTGAAGGAAATCCCGAAAGGCCTG ACTCTGAGTCCTATGGACTTCTTTCTAAATTACTGGGATTTGGTTGTGAATGCTTTGGGTATAATGTCCGAATAGTCGGGCATTCGCTTGGAGGAGCTATAGCTGCATTGCTTGGACTGCAG CTCTATAACCGCTACCCTAATCTGCACGTTTATTCATATGGGCCACTCCCTTGTCTGGATTTAGTTGTGGCAAAAGCATGCTCAGAATTTGTGACAAG CATCATATTTGGTAATGAGTTTTCATCACGCCTTTCAGTTGGATCCGTTATGCGGCTAAGGGCAGCTGCAATCACTTCACTATCACAAGATCCTAAAGCAGATAGTGCCGTGATTTTCAGACTTGCTCGTAGGTTTCTATACCTAAGCAAATATCAGAGAAATAACACGAATGCTGAGAATGAATCCGAGCTCCAATCAGGGACCATCAAGGATGATATAAACCATCAAATGCACAGAAGCCAGTGTGAAACTTATAATGAAG GCAGCATTGAACAAGATAATCAGACCATTAAAGGGGGTCTTGGTATATCCAACTATGGTGAATACATGTCTTTTGATAGTGAAGATTGCCTCAACAATGAGCACGAAGAATGCTCACTTTGGTCTGACGCTAGGGCAAGGGATCATTCTGTTGGAATTGATAATGCCAAATTTACAAATGCTTTTGCTAAAGATGCACGTTCAATTAATGATCCAGTGTCTCAGTTTATAGAGACTGTTCCAGATTCTGAAAATCCGTCTTCCAATGATCCCCCAGAGCTGTACCTACCTGGTTCTGTGATTCACATTGTACTGGAGAAGCAAACATCACAATCTGATCTTAAGACGTTGTGGAGAATGCAGGAGAGGGGAAAATGTTATAAAGCTTACATCGCAGATAGAGAAAGCTTCAAAGATATTATTGTTTCACCATCTATGTTCCTTGATCATCTTCCTTGGAG ATGTCATGATGCCTTGCGAAAGATATTGAAAGCTCAAACTGCTGAAGATCAAGTAACAGTACCTCACATCATCTGA
- the LOC106771887 gene encoding extensin-2, with protein MTARGRDPIRGLLSPQMALPFAIALLSITLVSVNADGYPYYSPPPPSPSPPPPYVYKSPPPPTYEHKAPPYYYKSPPPPSPSPPPPYYYKSPPPPSPSPPPPYYYKSPPPPSPSPPPPYYYRSPPPPSPSPPPPYYYKSPPPPSPSPPPPYYYKSPPPPSPSPPPPYYYKSPPPPSPSPPPPYYYKSPPPPSPSPPPPYYYKSPPPPSPSPPPPYYYKSPPPPVKSPAPTPYYYKSPPPPSPKPYYYKSPPPPSPSPPPPYYYKSPPPPSPSPPPPYYYKSPPPPSPSPPPPYYYKSPPPPVKSPAPTPYYYKSPPPPSPKPYYYKSPPPPSPTPYYYKSPPPPPPYYYKSPPPPSPTPYYYKSPPPPPSPTPYYPSPTPYYYKSPPPPSPTPYYYKSPPPPSPTPYYYKSPPPPSPTPYYPSPTPYYYKSPPPPSPTPYYYKSPPPPSPTPYYYKSPPPPSPTPYYPSPTPYYYKSPPPPSPKPYYYKSPPPPSPTPYYPSPTPYYYKSPPPPSPTPYYYKSPPPPSPTPYYPSPTPYYYKSPPPPKYPPPYYYNSPPPPVVYPPHPYHPHHHPLIVKVVGKVYSFKCYDWEYPEKSHNKKHLKGAIVEVKCKAGRNIIKAYGETKSNGKYSITVKDFDYVKYGSVVCKAHLHAPPKDSPFNIPTKLNEGTPLKVKSKDKYEVVLKAKPFAYASKKHFKDCDKKPYKPSPTPYYYNSPPPPSPVYVYKSPPPPSPTYVYKSPPPPVKSPPYYYKSPPPPSPKPQPPYYYHSPPPPSPVPKPPYYYQSPPPPSPKPKPPYYYHSPPPPSPVPKPPYYYQSPPPPSPKPKPPYYYHSPPPPSPSPPPPYYYHSPPPPSPVPKPPYYYQSPPPPSPKPKPPYYYHSPPPPSPSPPPPYYYHSPPPPSPSPPPPYYYHSPPPPSPVYKPPYYYKSPPPPSPSPPPPYYYKSPPPPSPSPPPPYYYKSPPPPSPSPPPPYYYKSPPPPSPSPPPPYYYHSPPPPKESTHPPYYYHSPPPPSPSPPPPYYYKSPPPPSPSPPPPYYYKSPPPPSPTPHHPYYYKSPPPPTSYPSPPYHYVSPPPPSPSPPPPYHYKSPPPPSPAPAPKYIYKSPPPPAYVYASPPPPIYK; from the exons ATGACTGCAAGGGGCAGAGACCCCATAAGGGGTCTTCTCTCGCCACAAATGGCCCTCCCATTTGCCATTGCTCTCCTTTCTATCACTCTCGTTTCCGTCAATGCTGATGGTTACCCTTACTATTCTCCTCCACCACCTTCTCCTTCACCACCACCTCCTTACGTCTACAAGTCCCCCCCTCCACCAACCTATGAGCACAAAGCTCCACCGTATTATTATAAATCACCACCACCTCCTTCCCCCTCTCCTCCACCTCCTTACTACTACAAGTCTCCTCCACCACCTTCTCCCTCACCTCCTCCTCCTTATTACTATAAGTCCCCACCACCTCCTTCCCcatctcctcctcctccttaCTACTACAGGTCTCCTCCACCACCCTCTCCCTCACCTCCTCCTCCCTACTACTACAAGTCACCACCACCTCCTTCCCCgtctcctcctcctccttaCTACTACAAGTCTCCTCCACCCCCGTCACCCTCACCTCCTCCCCCATACTACTACAAGTCTCCACCACCCCCATCACCATCACCTCCTCCCCCTTACTACTACAAGTCTCCTCCACCACCTTCTCCATCACCTCCTCCTCCCTACTACTACAAGTCACCACCACCTCCTTCACCATCCCCTCCACCACCCTACTATTACAAGTCTCCACCTCCTCCTGTAAAGTCTCCGGCTCCGACtccttattattataaatctcCCCCTCCTCCATCACCAAAACCATACTACTACAAGTCTCCACCACCCCCATCACCCTCACCTCCTCCCCCGTACTACTACAAGTCTCCACCACCTCCTTCACCATCTCCTCCACCACCCTACTATTACAAGTCTCCACCACCTCCTTCACCATCTCCTCCACCACCCTATTATTACAAGTCTCCACCTCCACCTGTAAAGTCTCCGGCTCCAACtccttattattataaatctcCCCCTCCTCCCTCACCAAAACCATACTACTATAAGTCTCCACCACCACCTTCTCCAACTCCATACTACTACAAGTCtcccccaccaccaccaccttaCTACTACAAAtctcctcctcctccatctccaacTCCTTACTACTACAagtctccaccaccaccaccatcccCAACTCCTTACTATCCATCTCCCACTCCATACTACTACAAGTCTCCACCACCACCTTCTCCAACTCCCTATTACTATAAgtctccaccaccaccatccCCAACTCCCTATTACTACAAGTCTCCACCACCACCTTCCCCAACTCCTTACTATCCA TCCCCCACTCCTTACTACTACAAgtctccaccaccaccatctccaACTCCCTACTACTACAAGTCTcctccaccaccatctccaACTCCCTACTATTACAAGTCTCCACCACCACCGTCTCCAACTCCTTACTATCCATCCCCCACTCCTTACTACTACAAgtctccaccaccaccatccCCAAAACCTTACTACTATAAgtctccaccaccaccatctccaACTCCTTACTATCCTTCCCCAACTCCCTACTACTATAAgtctccaccaccaccatccCCAACTCCCTACTACTACAAatctccaccaccaccatcaccaacTCCTTACTATCCATCCCCAACTCCTTATTACTACAAGTCTCCACCACCACCCAAATATCCACCTCCCTACTACTATAACTCCCCTCCTCCACCGGTTGTTTATCCCCCACACCCCTACCATCCCCACCACCACCCTTTGATCGTCAAGGTAGTGGGTAAAGTCTACAGCTTCAAGTGCTACGACTGGGAGTATCCCGAAAAGTCTCACAACAAGAAACACCTCAAAG GTGCTATTGTGGAGGTTAAATGCAAAGCAGGAAGAAACATCATAAAGGCTTATGGTGAAACTAAGAGCAATGGAAAATACAGTATCACAGTTAAGGACTTTGACTATGTGAAATATGGATCAGTAGTCTGCAAGGCCCACCTTCATGCTCCACCTAAGGACTCTCCCTTCAACATACCTACCAAGCTGAACGAGGGAACTCCATTGAAGGTGAAATCAAAAGATAAATATGAAGTTGTGCTCAAGGCTAAGCCATTTGCTTATGCTTCAAAGAAGCACTTCAAGGACTGTGACAAGAAGCCTTATAAGCCTTCACCAACACCATACTATTACAACTCACCTCCTCCTCCCTCTCCAGTTTACGTATACaaatcaccaccaccaccatcaccaacTTATGTTTACAAGTCACCACCACCACCCGTCAAGTCACCTCCCTATTATTATAAGTCTCCACCTCCACCATCACCAAAACCTCAACCTCCATACTACTACCACTCTCCACCTCCTCCATCACCAGTACCAAAGCCTCCATACTACTACCAATCTCCACCTCCCCCATCACCAAAACCTAAGCCTCCGTACTACTACCACTCTCCACCTCCACCATCACCGGTGCCAAAGCCTCCTTACTACTACCAATCACCACCCCCTCCATCACCAAAACCTAAGCCTCCATACTACTACCACTCTCCACCTCCTCCATCTCCCTCTCCTCCACCTCCATACTACTACCACTCTCCACCTCCACCATCACCGGTGCCAAAGCCTCCATACTACTACCAATCTCCACCCCCACCATCACCAAAGCCTAAACCTCCATACTACTACCACTCTCCACCTCCACCATCCCCTTCACCTCCCCCTCCATACTACTACCACTCTCCCCCTCCACCATCCCCCTCACCTCCCCCTCCATACTACTACCACTCCCCACCTCCACCCTCACCGGTTTATAAGCCTCCATACTACTATAAATCTCCACCTCCACCATCACCCTCTCCTCCCCCTCCGTACTACTATAAATCTCCACCTCCACCATCACCCTCTCCTCCCCCTCCGTACTACTATAAATCTCCACCCCCACCTTCACCATCCCCTCCTCCTCCATACTACTATAAATCTCCCCCACCACCTTCACCATCCCCTCCACCACCTTACTACTATCACTCCCCACCTCCACCTAAAGAGAGCACACACCCTCCCTACTACTACCactcaccaccaccaccatcccCATCACCACCACCTCCATATTACTACAAATCCCCTCCACCCCCGTCCCCATCTCCACCACCTCCTTATTACTATAAAAGTCCTCCTCCACCATCTCCCACTCCTCATCATCCCTACTACTACAAATCCCCTCCACCACCAACGTCGTATCCTTCACCTCCTTACCACTACGTGAGCCCTCCACCACCTTCTCCATCTCCACCTCCACCATACCATTACAAATCACCACCTCCTCCCTCCCCAGCTCCCGCTCCAAAGTACATTTACAAATCACCTCCGCCTCCAGCTTACGTCTATGCTTCCCCACCTCCACCTATCTACAAGTAA